The following proteins are encoded in a genomic region of Asterias amurensis chromosome 5, ASM3211899v1:
- the LOC139937400 gene encoding atrial natriuretic peptide receptor 1-like, whose protein sequence is MISAHNLGMVGGNYVFISYHPFNNTKTFGADSWYQGDEHDEILKSAYRALMTIRVYEPKNQEYIDFQREIADRVLKDYNITFEPGDENNFFASSFHDALILYSLAINETLHEGGDIRDGLALRGKMWNRTFRGIGGEVDMTPDGDRATMYSLWDMTDTENGVYEVVADFFGLSGKAKFYREIKWHGLPPGEVPLDKPFCGFYNENPACKSEESNTVLIVSSCLAASVFIISTCGIMFVYRKWKLNAELMNMSWKIQYSDLVFNDISKSVASSIRSLSLSVTGQTGDANQRHIFTKVAQYEGRVVALKPIVNNKLDLNRSVLLELRNLRRLEHSNIIRFVGACTDGPAAFKDMIITEYCPKGSLQDILENDAIKLDSDFKSSLLIDVIKGLGFLHHRSELGVHGRMRSSNCVVDSRFVVKLTDFGLLAYRDDALSDQSDEQTHLKKMLWKPPEFIRKSNENHTKEGDIYAVGIIMQEVAIRGPPFENEFRETEGVEAILKKIASHSTQPFRPHVPTEACHPEMRAIMARCWHETPEERPTVDELMANMKKICKNVSGGIMDNLLSRMEFYASNLEGLVEERTSAFLEEKKRAETLLYEVLPKSVADQLKMGSTVNPESYDNVTIFFSDIVGFTELSSGSTPLQVVALLNDLYTCFDGIIGNFDVYKVETIGDAYMVVSGLPIRNGSAHAREIANMALSLLGAVGTFKVRHRPEWKLQLRAGVHSGPCVSGVVGLKMPRYCLFGDTVNTASRMESNGEALKIHISDTTRHILQEFDEFIIKDRGEIEMKGKDKQRTFWLIGQQSQP, encoded by the exons GGAGATGAGCATGATGAGATTTTGAAGAGCGCTTATCGGGCATTAATGACGATCCGTGTGTATGAACCAAAGAATCAGGAGTATATTGACTTTCAGCGTGAGATTGCAGATCGTGTGCTTAAAGATTATAACATCACATTTGAGCCAGGGGATGAG AATAATTTCTTTGCGTCGTCATTCCATGATGCTTTGATTCTGTACTCACTTGCCATCAATGAGACACTACACGAGGGAGGCGACATACGGGATGGTCTAGCACTAAGGGGGAAGATGTGGAACCGAACATTCAGAG GCATCGGTGGCGAGGTTGACATGACGCCAGACGGAGACAGAGCGACCATGTATTCCCTATGGGATATGACTGACACTGAAAATGGCGTGTACGag GTTGTTGCTGATTTCTTTGGCTTGTCCGGGAAGGCAAAGTTTTATAGGGAGATCAAGTGGCACGGGCTCCCTCCCGGTGAGGTACCATTGGACAAGCCTTTCTGTGGGTTTTACAATGAGAACCCCGCCTGCAAATCTGAAG AGAGCAACACTGTTTTGATAGTCTCTTCGTGCTTGGCTGCCAGCGTGTTCATCATCTCAACATGTGGCATCATGTTCGTCTACAG GAAATGGAAGCTGAATGCCGAGCTAATGAACATGTCATGGAAAATCCAATATTCTGATCTGGTTTTTAACGATATTTCCAAATCAGTGGCGTCTTCGATTCGATCCCTCTCACTGTCTGTT actGGCCAGACGGGAGACGCAAACCAAAGACACATTTTCACCAAAGTTGCTCAATATGAG GGTCGTGTGGTTGCCCTGAAACCCATAGTGAATAACAAACTCGACCTGAATAGGAGTGTGCTCTTGGAGTTACGAAAT TTGAGACGTCTTGAGCATAGCAACATTATCCGGTTCGTAGGAGCCTGCACTGATGGACCAGCCGCTTTCAAAGACATGATTATAACGGAGTATTGCCCTAAGGGTAGTCTTCAG GATATTCTCGAAAACGACGCGATAAAACTGGATTCGGACTTTAAGAGTTCATTGTTAATTGACGTCATCAAG GGTTTGGGTTTTCTTCACCACCGCAGTGAGCTTGGTGTGCACGGCAGGATGAGGTCTTCTAACTGCGTGGTGGACAGCCGCTTCGTGGTCAAATTGACGGACTTTGGTCTCCTTGCTTACAGGGATGATGCTTTATCCGACCAGAGTGATGAACAAACACACCTCAAAA AAATGCTGTGGAAACCACCAGAGTTCATTCGGAAATCAAACGAAAACCACACGAAAGAGGGTGACATTTATGCAGTTGGTATCATCATGCAGGAGGTGGCGATAAGAGGTCCGCCATTCGAGAATGAGTTTCGAGAGACTGAGGGCGTAGAAG ccattttgaaaaagattGCGTCTCATTCAACTCAACCATTCCGGCCCCACGTCCCAACCGAAGCCTGTCACCCAGAAATGCGCGCTATTATGGCAAGATGTTGGCATGAAACACCAGAGGAAAGACCCACAGTGGATGAACTCATGGCCAACATGAAGAAGATTTGCAA GAATGTCTCGGGAGGTATCATGGACAACCTGCTATCTCGTATGGAGTTCTACGCCAGTAACTTGGAAGGTCTTGTAGAGGAGAGAACCTCTGCCTTCTTAGAAGAGAAGAAGAGAGCTGAGACGCTCCTCTATGAAGTCTTGCCGAA GTCGGTGGCCGATCAGCTTAAAATGGGATCCACGGTAAACCCAGAGTCTTATGACAATGTGACGATTTTCTTCAGTGATATCGTGGGATTCACTGAGCTTTCATCGGGCAGTACCCCTTTGCAG GTTGTTGCTCTGTTAAACGATCTGTATACCTGTTTCGATGGCATTATTGGCAACTTCGACGTATATAAG GTCGAGACGATTGGAGACGCCTATATGGTGGTGTCAGGCCTGCCCATCCGCAACGGCTCTGCCCATGCGCGAGAAATCGCCAACATGGCGCTTTCATTGCTTGGGGCAGTGGGAACCTTCAAAGTTAGACACAGACCAGAGTGGAAGCTTCAACTACGGGCTGGAGTACACTCgg GTCCGTGCGTGTCTGGAGTGGTTGGTCTTAAGATGCCCAGATACTGTCTGTTTGGTGACACAGTCAACACAGCGTCAAGGATGGAATCAAACGGAGAAG CACTCAAGATACACATCAGCGATACGACCCGACATATCCTGCAAGAGTTTGACGAGTTTATCATTAAGGATCGAGGAGAAATTGAAATGAAG GGTAAAGATAAACAGAGGACATTCTGGCTAATCGGACAACAATCTCAACCTTAG